From Rhodopseudomonas palustris, a single genomic window includes:
- a CDS encoding carboxymuconolactone decarboxylase family protein, producing the protein MDKTTHDKGLEIRKAVLGEAYVENALNNADDFNKPFQELVTEYCWGAIWGRDGLPKKTRSMLNLAMIAILNRPHELRAHIKGALTNGVTKDEIREIFMQVACYAGIPAGVDSFRIAREVFAEIDKG; encoded by the coding sequence ATGGACAAGACGACGCACGACAAGGGCCTGGAGATCCGCAAGGCGGTACTGGGCGAGGCCTATGTCGAGAACGCGCTGAACAACGCCGACGACTTCAACAAGCCGTTCCAGGAACTCGTCACCGAATATTGCTGGGGCGCGATCTGGGGGCGCGACGGGCTGCCGAAGAAGACCCGCAGCATGCTGAACCTGGCGATGATCGCGATCCTCAACCGCCCGCACGAGCTGCGCGCCCATATCAAAGGCGCGCTCACCAACGGCGTCACCAAGGACGAGATCCGCGAGATCTTCATGCAGGTCGCCTGCTACGCCGGAATTCCGGCGGGCGTCGACAGCTTCCGGATCGCCCGCGAAGTATTCGCAGAGATCGACAAGGGTTGA